A region of Spiribacter roseus DNA encodes the following proteins:
- the hemE gene encoding uroporphyrinogen decarboxylase, with protein MSELHNDRLLRALAREPVDRTPVWIMRQAGRYLPEYREIRAQAGSFMNLCRNPELACEVTLQPLRRFDLDAAILFSDILTVPDAMGLGLYFEPGEGPRFEHTVRDAASVDRLPVPDVDAELRYVTDAVSRVRQALEGSVPLIGFAGSPWTLATYMVEGGSSKDFRHIKALAYDEPQVMARLLEKTARAVTAYLNAQIEAGAQAVMIFDTWGGALAHDVYPRLSLQYAQQIIDGLIRSREGRRVPVTFFTKGGGIWLETIADSGADALGIDWTLSMDEARRRVGDRVALQGNLDPSILYARPEVIRREVERVLREFGPGSGHVFNLGHGVHPQIPPEHVEAMVDAVRSLSPAWHD; from the coding sequence ATGAGCGAACTGCACAACGACCGTCTCCTGCGGGCCCTCGCCCGCGAGCCCGTCGACCGCACCCCGGTCTGGATCATGCGCCAGGCCGGGCGCTATCTGCCCGAGTACCGCGAAATCCGCGCCCAGGCGGGCAGTTTCATGAACCTGTGCCGCAATCCCGAGCTTGCCTGCGAGGTGACCCTGCAGCCGCTGCGGCGCTTCGACCTGGATGCCGCCATCCTGTTCTCGGACATCCTCACCGTGCCCGACGCCATGGGCCTGGGGCTCTATTTTGAGCCCGGCGAGGGTCCGCGCTTTGAGCATACGGTGCGTGATGCCGCCAGCGTCGACCGCCTGCCGGTGCCGGATGTGGACGCCGAACTGCGCTACGTCACCGATGCCGTGAGCCGGGTCCGACAGGCGCTGGAAGGCAGCGTCCCGCTGATCGGCTTCGCCGGCAGCCCCTGGACGCTGGCGACCTATATGGTCGAGGGCGGCAGCAGCAAGGACTTCCGCCATATCAAGGCGCTCGCCTACGACGAGCCCCAGGTCATGGCCCGCCTGCTCGAGAAAACCGCGCGCGCCGTCACCGCCTATCTCAACGCGCAGATCGAGGCGGGTGCCCAGGCGGTGATGATCTTTGACACCTGGGGCGGCGCGCTGGCCCACGATGTCTATCCGCGGCTGTCACTGCAGTACGCCCAGCAGATCATCGACGGGCTGATCCGCAGCCGCGAAGGCCGGCGCGTGCCAGTGACCTTCTTCACCAAAGGCGGCGGCATCTGGCTCGAGACCATCGCCGACAGCGGTGCCGACGCGCTGGGCATCGACTGGACGCTGTCAATGGACGAAGCGCGGCGCCGGGTGGGCGATCGCGTGGCCCTGCAGGGCAATCTCGACCCGAGCATCCTCTACGCGCGCCCCGAAGTCATCCGTCGCGAGGTCGAACGCGTGCTGCGGGAGTTCGGCCCCGGCAGCGGTCATGTCTTCAACCTCGGTCACGGCGTACACCCCCAGATCCCCCCGGAACATGTCGAGGCCATGGTCGATGCCGTCCGCTCTCTGAGCCCGGCCTGGCATGACTAG
- the aroB gene encoding 3-dehydroquinate synthase: MTDKPRRVDVALGERSYPILIGRGLLDDPRCLRDSIDAREVMVISNETVAPLYLDRLRAAFADRRLASACLPDGEQEKRLESMLPVFDTLLVNGFSRDCQVVALGGGVIGDLAGFVAATYQRGVGFVQVPTTLLAMVDSSVGGKTGVNHPRGKNMIGAFHQPRAVIADPAVLDSLPQRELRAGMAEVIKYALLGDADFLTWLEAHLDAAMARDPATLAHIVERCCRNKAAIVAADEREAGQRALLNLGHTFGHAIEAARGYGDWLHGEAIAAGMCMAARLSARLGWINARDRDRAIALIERAGLPVHAPADMGAGRFREFMARDKKNRDGALRLVLLRALGDATVTADYDPDALTATLEAEGHD, translated from the coding sequence ATGACGGATAAACCCCGCCGCGTCGACGTCGCCCTGGGCGAGCGCAGCTACCCCATCCTGATCGGCCGCGGCCTGCTCGATGATCCCCGCTGCCTGCGCGATTCCATCGACGCCCGCGAAGTCATGGTGATCAGCAACGAGACCGTCGCGCCGTTGTACCTCGACCGACTGCGTGCGGCATTCGCGGACCGTCGCCTGGCCAGCGCCTGCCTGCCGGACGGCGAACAGGAAAAACGGCTCGAATCGATGCTGCCGGTATTCGACACCCTGCTGGTCAACGGCTTCAGCCGCGACTGCCAGGTGGTGGCCCTGGGCGGCGGCGTCATCGGCGATCTGGCGGGGTTCGTCGCCGCCACCTACCAACGCGGGGTGGGCTTTGTTCAGGTGCCCACCACGCTACTGGCCATGGTCGACTCGTCCGTGGGGGGCAAGACCGGCGTCAACCATCCCCGCGGCAAGAACATGATCGGCGCCTTCCACCAGCCCCGCGCGGTCATCGCCGATCCGGCCGTGCTGGACAGCCTGCCGCAACGGGAACTGCGCGCCGGCATGGCCGAGGTCATCAAGTACGCCCTGCTGGGCGACGCCGATTTCCTTACCTGGCTCGAAGCCCACCTCGACGCGGCGATGGCGCGCGATCCCGCCACGCTGGCCCATATCGTCGAGCGCTGCTGCCGTAACAAGGCCGCCATCGTCGCCGCCGACGAGCGCGAGGCCGGCCAGCGTGCCCTGCTCAATCTGGGGCATACCTTCGGCCATGCCATCGAAGCTGCCCGTGGCTATGGCGATTGGCTGCATGGCGAGGCGATTGCCGCCGGCATGTGTATGGCGGCGCGCCTGTCCGCGCGGCTCGGCTGGATCAATGCCCGCGACCGCGACCGGGCCATCGCCCTTATCGAGCGCGCCGGGCTGCCGGTGCATGCGCCCGCCGACATGGGCGCCGGGCGCTTCCGCGAATTCATGGCCCGCGACAAGAAAAACCGCGACGGCGCGTTGCGCCTGGTGCTCTTGCGGGCCCTGGGGGACGCCACGGTCACCGCCGATTATGACCCCGATGCCCTCACCGCAACACTGGAGGCGGAAGGCCATGACTGA
- the gltB gene encoding glutamate synthase large subunit: MEQLPFNGPTLYQPEFERDNCGFGLIAHMDGQPSHWLLETAISALARLTHRGAVAADGKSGDGCGLLIKPPVAFMRQAGAAAGIDLAERFATGCVFLSRDAEAGRHARSVLEHALAHYEVPAAGWREVPVDTSACGEQALATLPDIAQVFVNTPDDMEESEFERRLFMARRRAEKALEGVDPVFYIPSLSARVLSYKGLVMPENLPVFYKDLQDPSLETSLAVFHQRFSTNTLPQWRLAQPFRYLAHNGEINTIQGNRNWAIARAYRFSTPLLPDIEAIQPLVNLTGSDSSSLDNMLDVLITGGMDIFRALRLLMPPAWQNVETMDADLRAFYEFHSQHIEPWDGPAGIVLTDGRHAACALDRNGLRPARWVITKDRHITLASEVGVWDYDPDQVVEKGRLKPGEMLAADTETGNLILPEDVDERLKNRAPYKRWLAEHSRDVPSVGDTGESRISHSLDTYQKQFGVTFEERDIVTRALAQGGQEAVGSMGDDTPMPVLSRQVRPLYDNFRQQFAQVTNPAIDPLREQIVMSLETVFGPEKNLFEEVEDHARRLVLDSPILSDGKFSGLIEAHREGERVHHIDLSFAADGSLEAAIHAIRDEAAEAVRGGATLLVLTDRELARDRIPVHALLATGAVHHHLVRTGLRCDTNLVVETGTALNSHECAVLIGYGATAVYPYLAFEVVQDQLRTGEIKGAELSDLLRNYRKGLNKGLYKILSKMGISTITSYRGAQLFEIVGLGDSVVDLCFTGTTSRIQGADFADLEEDQRSLHEQAWRASVPLAQGGLLKYVHGGEYHAYNPDVVAALQEAAYTGDYARYQAYAETVNTRPVAAMRDLFQVTDRTPIPLDEVEPLENIIRRFDSAGMSLGAISPEAHEALSIAMNRLGGRSNSGEGGEDAHRFGNERMSKIKQVASGRFGVTPHYLRNAEVLQIKVAQGAKPGEGGQLPGHKVNEMIARLRYSKPGVALISPPPHHDIYSIEDLAQLIYDLKQVNPQALVSVKLVAAPGVGTVAAGVAKAYADLITIAGHDGGTGASPLTSVKYAGTPWELGLTETHQTLRANDLRGKIRLQTDGGLKTGLDVIKAAIMGAESFGFGTAPMIAMGCKYLRVCHLNNCPTGVATQEKVLRTKHFIGTPERVANYFTFVAMETREWMARLGIRSLEELIGRVDLLEQRTPETARQAKLDLSPILSDGGLDPAKPTHCVTPSNVPFDRGELAERMVADALPAIESASGGVFEYAVRNDDRSIGARLSGEIAVRHGNLGMSGSPIRLNLSGSAGQSFGVWNAGGLNMVLDGDANDYVGKGMAGGKLVIRPPAGSGFASQDTTIIGNTCLYGATGGKLFAAGLAGERFAVRNSGAHAVVEGVGDHGCEYMTDGVVCVLGPTGLNFGAGMTGGIAFVLDMDNQFVDRYNHELIDIRRVQTEPMTAHREFLRDTIAEYIDETGSPWGQEILDNFRDYVGCFWLVKPRAADINEVLSTLRQAA; the protein is encoded by the coding sequence GTGGAGCAACTACCCTTCAACGGTCCGACGCTCTATCAGCCGGAATTCGAGCGAGACAACTGCGGCTTTGGCCTGATCGCCCACATGGACGGCCAACCCAGCCACTGGCTGCTGGAAACGGCGATTTCCGCCCTGGCGCGGCTCACGCATCGCGGTGCGGTCGCCGCCGACGGCAAGAGCGGCGACGGCTGCGGTCTGCTGATCAAGCCGCCGGTGGCGTTCATGCGCCAGGCGGGCGCCGCGGCCGGCATCGATCTGGCCGAGCGCTTTGCCACCGGCTGCGTGTTCCTGTCCCGCGATGCGGAGGCGGGCCGCCATGCCCGCAGCGTGCTCGAGCATGCACTGGCCCACTACGAGGTGCCGGCGGCGGGCTGGCGCGAAGTCCCGGTCGACACCAGCGCCTGCGGCGAACAGGCCCTGGCGACGCTGCCGGACATCGCCCAGGTGTTCGTCAACACGCCCGATGACATGGAAGAGTCCGAGTTCGAGCGGCGCCTGTTCATGGCGCGCCGGCGTGCCGAGAAGGCGCTGGAGGGCGTCGATCCGGTCTTCTATATCCCGAGCCTGTCGGCGCGGGTGCTCTCTTATAAGGGCCTGGTCATGCCGGAGAACCTGCCGGTGTTCTACAAGGACCTGCAGGATCCCTCCCTCGAGACCTCGCTGGCGGTCTTCCACCAGCGCTTTTCCACCAACACGCTGCCGCAGTGGCGGCTGGCCCAGCCGTTCCGCTATCTCGCGCACAACGGCGAGATCAACACCATCCAGGGCAACCGCAACTGGGCCATCGCCCGGGCGTACCGGTTCAGCACCCCGCTGCTGCCCGACATCGAGGCGATCCAGCCGCTGGTCAACCTGACCGGCTCGGATTCCTCGAGCCTCGACAATATGCTCGACGTGCTGATCACCGGCGGCATGGATATCTTCCGGGCCCTGCGTCTGCTGATGCCGCCGGCCTGGCAGAATGTCGAGACCATGGACGCCGACCTGCGCGCGTTCTACGAATTCCACTCCCAGCATATCGAGCCCTGGGACGGGCCCGCCGGCATTGTCCTCACCGACGGCCGGCATGCCGCCTGCGCCCTCGACCGCAACGGCCTGCGACCGGCGCGCTGGGTGATCACCAAGGACCGCCATATCACGCTGGCCTCCGAAGTGGGCGTGTGGGATTACGATCCCGATCAGGTGGTCGAAAAGGGCCGTCTCAAGCCCGGCGAGATGCTCGCGGCGGACACCGAGACCGGCAACCTGATCCTGCCCGAGGACGTCGACGAGCGGCTCAAGAACCGCGCGCCCTACAAGCGCTGGCTGGCCGAGCACTCCCGCGATGTGCCCTCGGTGGGCGACACCGGCGAGTCGCGTATCAGCCACTCGCTCGACACCTATCAGAAGCAGTTCGGCGTGACCTTCGAGGAGCGTGACATCGTCACCCGCGCACTGGCCCAGGGCGGCCAGGAAGCGGTCGGCTCCATGGGTGATGACACGCCGATGCCGGTGCTCTCGCGCCAGGTGCGGCCGCTCTACGACAACTTCCGCCAGCAGTTCGCCCAGGTGACCAACCCGGCCATCGATCCGCTGCGCGAGCAGATCGTGATGTCGCTGGAGACCGTGTTCGGCCCGGAGAAGAACCTCTTCGAGGAGGTCGAGGATCATGCCCGGCGCCTGGTGCTCGACTCGCCGATCCTCTCCGACGGCAAGTTCAGCGGCCTGATCGAGGCCCACCGCGAAGGCGAGCGCGTCCACCACATCGACCTCAGCTTTGCCGCGGACGGTTCGCTGGAGGCGGCCATCCATGCCATCCGCGACGAGGCGGCCGAGGCCGTCCGCGGCGGCGCCACATTGCTGGTGCTCACCGACCGAGAGCTGGCCCGCGATCGCATCCCGGTGCATGCCCTGCTCGCCACCGGCGCCGTTCACCATCACCTGGTGCGCACCGGTCTGCGCTGCGACACCAACCTGGTGGTGGAGACCGGCACGGCCCTCAACAGCCACGAGTGCGCGGTGCTGATCGGTTACGGCGCCACCGCGGTGTACCCGTATCTGGCCTTCGAGGTGGTGCAGGATCAGCTGCGCACCGGCGAGATCAAGGGCGCGGAGCTCTCCGACCTGCTGCGCAACTATCGCAAGGGGCTGAACAAGGGGCTCTACAAGATCCTCTCGAAGATGGGCATCTCGACGATCACCAGCTATCGCGGCGCTCAGCTCTTCGAGATTGTCGGCCTCGGCGACAGCGTGGTGGACCTGTGCTTCACCGGCACCACTTCACGCATCCAGGGCGCGGATTTCGCGGACCTCGAGGAGGACCAGCGCAGTCTCCACGAACAGGCCTGGCGGGCCAGCGTGCCCCTCGCCCAGGGTGGGCTGCTCAAGTACGTCCACGGCGGTGAGTATCACGCCTACAACCCCGATGTGGTGGCCGCCCTGCAGGAGGCCGCCTACACCGGCGATTACGCCCGTTATCAGGCGTACGCCGAAACGGTGAACACCCGCCCGGTGGCCGCCATGCGCGATCTGTTCCAGGTCACCGACCGGACACCGATCCCGCTCGACGAGGTCGAGCCGCTCGAGAACATCATCCGCCGCTTCGACTCGGCCGGGATGTCACTGGGCGCGATCTCGCCCGAGGCCCATGAGGCCCTGTCGATCGCCATGAACCGCCTCGGCGGGCGCTCCAACTCCGGCGAGGGGGGCGAGGATGCCCACCGCTTCGGCAACGAGCGGATGTCCAAGATCAAGCAGGTGGCCTCGGGCCGCTTCGGCGTCACGCCGCATTACCTGCGTAACGCCGAGGTGCTGCAGATCAAGGTCGCCCAGGGTGCCAAGCCCGGCGAGGGCGGACAGCTGCCCGGGCATAAGGTCAACGAGATGATCGCCCGGCTGCGTTACTCGAAGCCCGGGGTGGCGCTGATTTCGCCACCGCCGCATCATGACATCTACTCCATCGAGGACCTCGCCCAGCTGATCTACGACCTCAAGCAGGTCAATCCGCAGGCGCTGGTCTCGGTCAAGCTGGTGGCGGCGCCCGGTGTGGGCACCGTCGCCGCCGGCGTGGCCAAGGCATATGCCGACCTGATCACTATTGCCGGCCATGATGGCGGCACCGGCGCCAGCCCGCTGACCTCGGTCAAGTACGCCGGGACGCCCTGGGAGCTGGGCCTCACTGAGACCCATCAGACGCTGCGCGCCAACGACCTGCGTGGCAAGATCCGGCTGCAGACCGACGGCGGGCTCAAGACCGGGCTCGACGTCATCAAGGCAGCCATCATGGGGGCCGAGAGTTTCGGCTTTGGCACGGCACCGATGATCGCCATGGGCTGCAAGTACCTGCGCGTCTGCCATCTCAACAACTGCCCGACGGGCGTGGCGACGCAGGAGAAGGTCCTGCGGACCAAGCACTTCATCGGTACCCCCGAGCGGGTCGCCAACTACTTCACCTTCGTGGCCATGGAAACGCGGGAGTGGATGGCGCGGCTGGGAATCCGCTCGCTCGAGGAGCTGATCGGCCGGGTGGATCTGCTCGAGCAGCGCACCCCCGAGACGGCCCGGCAGGCCAAGCTCGATCTCTCGCCGATCCTCTCCGACGGCGGGCTCGATCCGGCCAAGCCCACCCACTGCGTCACACCCAGCAACGTGCCGTTCGACCGCGGCGAGCTCGCCGAGCGCATGGTCGCCGACGCCCTGCCGGCCATCGAGTCGGCCTCGGGCGGGGTGTTCGAGTACGCGGTGCGCAACGACGACCGCTCCATCGGTGCGCGGCTGTCCGGCGAGATCGCCGTCCGCCACGGCAACCTGGGCATGAGCGGCTCGCCCATCCGTCTTAACCTCTCCGGCAGCGCCGGTCAGAGCTTTGGCGTGTGGAATGCCGGTGGGCTCAACATGGTGCTCGACGGTGATGCCAACGACTACGTCGGCAAGGGCATGGCCGGTGGCAAACTGGTCATCCGCCCGCCGGCAGGCAGCGGCTTCGCCAGTCAGGACACCACCATCATCGGCAACACCTGCCTCTACGGGGCCACCGGCGGCAAGCTGTTTGCCGCGGGCCTGGCCGGTGAGCGGTTCGCGGTGCGCAACTCCGGCGCCCATGCGGTGGTGGAAGGCGTCGGCGATCATGGCTGCGAGTACATGACCGACGGCGTGGTCTGCGTGCTCGGGCCGACGGGGCTCAACTTCGGCGCCGGGATGACCGGTGGGATCGCCTTCGTACTGGACATGGACAACCAGTTCGTCGATCGCTACAACCACGAGCTCATCGACATCCGCCGCGTCCAGACCGAGCCCATGACTGCGCATCGGGAGTTCCTGCGCGATACCATCGCCGAGTACATCGACGAGACGGGCTCGCCCTGGGGGCAGGAGATCCTCGACAATTTCCGCGATTACGTCGGCTGTTTCTGGCTGGTCAAGCCGCGGGCTGCTGACATCAACGAGGTACTGAGCACGCTGCGGCAGGCAGCCTGA
- a CDS encoding FAD-dependent oxidoreductase: protein MGNYFQFIDVPRQDTEKEPARARVQKFTEIYGDFSTEHAAAQADRCVECGNPYCEWKCPVHNYIPNWLKLIAEGNLFEAAELSHKTNTLPEVCGRVCPQDRLCEGACTLNDGFGAVTIGSVEKYITDEAFKQGWRPDMTGVVPTGRRVAVIGAGPAGLGAADILVRNGVEAVVFDRYPEIGGLLTFGIPPFKLEKEVIAKRREIMEYMGVEFRLGVDVGTDVTYAELEREYDAVFLGMGTYTYMRGGFPGEDMPGVYEALPYLVSNINRLMGFEKSPEEFVDMADQRVVVLGGGDTAMDCNRTALRQGASSVTCAYRRDEQNMPGSRREVYNAREEGVDFRFNRQPVEIVGDGQVEGVKVVETRLGAPDERGRRRPETVPGSEEIIPADRVIMAFGFRPDPPEWFDEHGIGVDERERVRVKKGGRHPFQTDNPNVFAGGDMVRGSDLVVTAVYEGREAAKGILAYMGV from the coding sequence ATGGGTAACTACTTCCAGTTTATCGACGTCCCGCGTCAGGACACCGAGAAAGAGCCGGCGCGTGCCCGGGTGCAGAAGTTCACCGAAATCTACGGTGACTTCAGCACCGAGCATGCCGCCGCCCAGGCCGACCGCTGCGTGGAGTGCGGCAATCCGTACTGCGAGTGGAAATGCCCGGTCCACAACTACATCCCCAACTGGCTCAAGCTGATCGCCGAGGGCAACCTGTTCGAGGCCGCCGAGCTCTCGCACAAGACCAACACCCTGCCCGAGGTCTGCGGCCGGGTGTGTCCGCAGGACCGGCTGTGTGAAGGCGCCTGTACGCTCAACGACGGTTTCGGCGCCGTGACCATCGGCTCGGTCGAGAAGTACATCACCGACGAGGCCTTCAAGCAGGGCTGGCGGCCGGACATGACCGGTGTAGTGCCCACCGGCCGGCGGGTGGCGGTCATCGGTGCCGGCCCGGCCGGCCTGGGTGCCGCCGACATCCTCGTGCGCAATGGCGTCGAGGCGGTGGTCTTTGACCGCTACCCCGAGATCGGCGGGCTGCTGACCTTCGGGATTCCGCCGTTCAAGCTCGAAAAGGAAGTCATCGCCAAGCGCCGCGAGATCATGGAGTACATGGGCGTCGAGTTCCGTCTGGGCGTGGACGTCGGCACCGACGTCACCTACGCCGAGCTCGAGCGCGAGTACGACGCGGTCTTCCTTGGCATGGGCACCTACACCTACATGCGGGGCGGTTTTCCCGGGGAGGACATGCCTGGCGTCTACGAGGCGCTCCCCTATCTGGTCTCCAACATCAACCGGCTCATGGGCTTCGAGAAAAGCCCGGAAGAGTTCGTCGACATGGCCGATCAGCGCGTGGTGGTGCTGGGCGGCGGCGACACGGCCATGGACTGCAACCGCACCGCCCTGCGTCAGGGCGCGAGCAGCGTGACCTGCGCCTATCGACGCGACGAGCAGAACATGCCCGGATCGCGGCGCGAGGTCTACAACGCCCGCGAGGAAGGCGTCGACTTCCGCTTCAACCGTCAGCCTGTCGAGATCGTCGGTGATGGCCAGGTGGAGGGCGTCAAGGTGGTCGAGACCCGCCTCGGCGCCCCCGACGAGCGCGGTCGCCGGCGCCCCGAGACCGTGCCGGGCAGCGAGGAGATCATCCCCGCGGACCGGGTCATCATGGCCTTCGGCTTTCGCCCCGATCCGCCGGAGTGGTTCGACGAGCACGGCATCGGCGTCGACGAGCGCGAGCGGGTCCGCGTCAAAAAAGGCGGCCGGCACCCCTTCCAGACCGACAACCCCAACGTGTTCGCCGGCGGCGACATGGTGCGCGGCTCGGACCTGGTGGTCACCGCCGTCTATGAAGGCCGCGAGGCCGCCAAGGGCATCCTCGCCTACATGGGCGTCTAG
- a CDS encoding NUDIX domain-containing protein: MTRQNPRILSAGVVLVRAEHRRWRFLLLRAYQYWDFPKGRTETGETPLEAARREVAEETGITDMWFNWGEDYTETGPYARGKVARYYLAETPIREVTLGIAPELGTPEHHEWRWVDQPTAYRITAPRVRRVLDWAVARLPEQPSGGFKGDA, from the coding sequence ATGACTAGACAGAACCCACGCATCCTGTCCGCCGGCGTGGTTCTGGTGCGCGCGGAACACCGCCGCTGGCGGTTTCTGCTGCTGCGCGCCTACCAGTACTGGGACTTCCCCAAGGGCCGGACCGAAACCGGCGAGACGCCCCTTGAGGCCGCCCGGCGCGAAGTGGCCGAGGAGACCGGCATCACCGACATGTGGTTCAACTGGGGCGAGGACTACACCGAGACCGGTCCCTACGCCCGCGGCAAGGTGGCGCGCTATTACCTGGCGGAAACCCCCATCCGAGAAGTGACGCTAGGTATTGCCCCTGAGCTTGGCACCCCCGAACATCACGAATGGCGCTGGGTGGACCAGCCCACGGCCTATCGCATCACCGCGCCCCGGGTGCGGCGGGTGCTGGACTGGGCGGTGGCCCGCCTGCCCGAACAACCGAGCGGAGGATTCAAAGGTGACGCATGA
- the hemB gene encoding porphobilinogen synthase has translation MTHESAHGPGFPASRPRRLRRDDATRRLVRENGLSVNDLIQPVFVIEGHDHSEPVPSMPGVERLTLDRLQAEAAELERLGVPAIALFPVTPAAAKSNDAAEAWNPEGLAQRAVRAIKARTPEIAVITDVALDPFTVHGQDGLLDANGYVANDITLEALVRQALSHAAAGADIVAPSDMMDGRVGAIRRALEADGHPETRILAYAAKYASAFYGPFRDAVGSAGNLGGGDKRTYQMDPGNGAEALREVGLDLAEGADMVMIKPGMPYLDIIRRVRERFDVPTFAYQVSGEYAMLNAAFDNGWLSREACVMESLLGFKRAGADAILTYFARDVAGWLAEH, from the coding sequence GTGACGCATGAATCAGCCCACGGGCCGGGATTTCCCGCCAGCCGTCCGCGGCGGCTGCGGCGCGACGACGCCACCCGGCGACTGGTGCGCGAGAACGGCCTGTCGGTCAACGATCTGATCCAACCGGTCTTTGTCATCGAGGGTCACGATCACAGCGAACCGGTGCCATCCATGCCCGGCGTCGAGCGCCTGACCCTGGATCGCCTGCAGGCGGAAGCCGCCGAGCTGGAGCGGCTGGGGGTGCCGGCCATCGCCCTGTTTCCGGTCACGCCGGCGGCCGCCAAGAGCAATGATGCCGCCGAGGCCTGGAATCCGGAGGGGCTCGCACAGCGCGCAGTCCGCGCCATCAAGGCCCGGACGCCGGAGATTGCCGTGATCACCGACGTCGCCCTTGATCCGTTCACCGTCCACGGCCAAGACGGGCTGCTGGATGCCAATGGCTATGTCGCCAATGACATCACCCTGGAGGCACTGGTCCGCCAGGCGCTGTCGCATGCGGCGGCCGGGGCGGACATCGTTGCCCCATCGGATATGATGGATGGACGGGTCGGCGCCATCCGCCGGGCACTTGAGGCCGATGGCCACCCCGAAACGCGCATCCTTGCCTATGCCGCCAAATACGCATCGGCCTTCTACGGGCCATTCCGCGACGCGGTCGGCTCGGCCGGCAATCTGGGCGGCGGCGACAAGCGGACCTACCAGATGGACCCCGGCAATGGCGCCGAGGCGCTCCGCGAGGTGGGGCTCGATCTGGCGGAAGGCGCCGACATGGTCATGATCAAGCCGGGCATGCCGTATCTGGATATCATCCGGCGGGTGCGTGAGCGCTTCGACGTGCCGACCTTCGCCTACCAGGTCAGTGGTGAGTACGCCATGCTGAACGCCGCTTTCGACAACGGCTGGCTCAGCCGCGAGGCCTGCGTGATGGAGTCGCTGCTCGGTTTCAAGCGGGCCGGCGCGGATGCCATCCTGACTTATTTCGCGAGGGACGTTGCCGGCTGGCTGGCCGAGCACTGA
- a CDS encoding deoxyguanosinetriphosphate triphosphohydrolase, with translation MTEPASDPLGLAAFACRPSTSRGRRHADSRPDLRNAFQRDRDRIIHSAAFRRLEYKTQVFVNHEGDLFRTRLTHSLEVAQIARTIARALGLNEDLTEAIALAHDLGHTPFGHAGQTALNDCMAEYGGFEHNLQSLRVVDQLETRYPEHDGLNLTFETREGLVKRCPLAHAERLGDVGQRFIDGTQPSLEAQLTNVADEIAYNSHDVDDGLRAGLLDIDALREVEWIDALDRHVEAEYPALGGRRRVYRIVRELIAGQVNDLLTTSRERITRANPLGPDDVRASAQPLIAFSPGMQARHRALKDHLMANLYRHYRVHRMTTKADHVVHSLFERFMADLQLLPPEFAESARERAGRNGRRGQARVIADYIAGMTDRFALEEYERLTDPAKLT, from the coding sequence ATGACTGAGCCGGCCAGTGACCCCCTCGGCCTGGCGGCGTTTGCCTGCCGCCCGTCCACCAGCCGCGGCCGGCGTCATGCGGACAGCCGCCCCGACCTGCGCAACGCCTTTCAGCGCGACCGCGACCGGATCATTCACAGCGCGGCATTCCGGCGCCTTGAGTACAAGACCCAGGTATTCGTCAATCACGAGGGCGACCTGTTCCGGACGCGCCTCACCCACAGCCTCGAGGTGGCGCAGATCGCGCGCACCATCGCCCGGGCACTGGGCCTTAACGAGGATCTGACCGAGGCGATCGCACTGGCCCACGACCTGGGCCACACGCCCTTCGGGCATGCCGGGCAGACCGCGCTCAACGACTGCATGGCCGAGTACGGCGGGTTCGAGCACAACCTCCAGTCGCTGCGCGTGGTGGATCAGCTCGAGACCCGCTATCCCGAGCACGATGGGCTCAACCTGACCTTCGAGACCCGCGAAGGACTGGTCAAACGCTGCCCGCTCGCCCATGCCGAGCGGCTGGGCGATGTCGGCCAGCGCTTCATCGACGGGACCCAGCCATCCCTCGAGGCGCAGCTCACCAACGTCGCCGACGAAATCGCCTACAACAGTCACGACGTCGATGACGGCCTGCGGGCCGGACTGCTGGATATCGATGCGCTGCGCGAGGTGGAGTGGATCGACGCGCTCGACCGCCATGTCGAAGCCGAATATCCCGCCCTCGGCGGCCGGCGGCGGGTCTATCGCATCGTCCGCGAGCTGATCGCCGGGCAGGTGAACGACCTGCTGACCACCAGCCGCGAGCGGATCACCCGGGCCAACCCCCTCGGACCCGACGATGTGCGCGCGAGCGCGCAGCCACTCATCGCCTTCAGCCCCGGCATGCAGGCGCGTCACCGGGCGCTCAAGGATCACCTGATGGCCAACCTCTACCGGCACTACCGGGTGCACCGCATGACCACCAAGGCGGACCATGTGGTCCACAGCCTGTTCGAGCGCTTCATGGCCGACCTCCAACTGCTGCCCCCGGAGTTCGCCGAGAGCGCCCGCGAGCGGGCCGGGCGCAACGGCCGACGCGGTCAGGCACGGGTGATTGCGGACTATATCGCGGGCATGACCGACCGCTTTGCACTGGAGGAATACGAGCGCCTGACCGATCCCGCCAAGCTCACCTGA